TAGCCAATTGACTTCCAATCCGGTGGCGGTATAGAATTCTTCACCCAGTACCATGGATATTCCTTTGGGTGCTTCAATAAATGGAAATAAATGGGCATGATCTTTATTGATCTTGCCAAGGTCCGGCCTGAACTTCCCGGCACGGAGGCCTAATCCAAATGGAAGTCCTCGTTCAACTGTAATCACCGCTTCTTCTAATTCTATGGGAGAATCATCATTATGTTTGTGTAAATATACATCGGCACGAGCAAAGGGGTTAACATAACCTTGGACAGCAATTTCAATCCCAGAACTAGATAAGTTTGGATCTTTTTGGAGCTGATCCATTACCAAATCTCCAACTATACTGAATTGGGGGTTGGCTGTCGTCTGGCTAAATAAAATTCCTGAAAATATGAGTACCCCAATTAATTTTTGTAACATTGGATACTTCCTCTATGTTGTGTTTTATGGGAATCCCCGACGAACCGAGGATATGTCATTAAGTGCTAAAACTAAACGACAGGGGGACCGCGATCCCAATGGACAAAATTCTGGGATGCAGTTGAGAGGAAATATTGAGGTGTCCAATGAATTGTTTCGAATTCAATTGGGATTTGGTCTACGGTAGAAATAATACCATCATTGTTGGTGAGGCGTTTGCCAATAAACCATTCACAGGCTTCCCCGACAGAATGGTGAGATTTTTCTTCACAGTCAATAGCACAAAGACTGGCCTCTGAAGGAAGCAGATCATGGCCATGTCCCATATGCGAAGTTGATATTTGGGTGAATAGGCCCATCCACACCAAAAGGATTAATGTAATGAATTGGTTTATTGATTTCATCAGTGGCGGAAAATAGGCCAAATATTTTGAAAAGAAAAGCCCCTCCCAGAAAACTGGAAGGGGCTGGAGGAGGTATTATATTCTATTGAATACTACGCTTGGTAGGCTGGCGTTTTATCCATTACTATTGGAGATTCGGCAGAGTGAAATTGTTGTTCTTCAGTTGAACCTTCCATAGCTACTGTCGATGCATTCCCTGCTGTAACTGTATTTTGAACGGCATCAAAATACCCCGTTCCCACAAAAGCCTGGTGCTTGGCAGCCCGGAATCCGTTTTCTTCATTTTCGAATTCACGATTCTGCATGTTTGAATAAGCGTACATACCATCGGCGGCATAAGCACGGCTCAATTCGAACATACTCAGGTTTAGTGCATGCCACCCGGCCAAGGTGATGAACTGGTATTTGTAACCCATTTTGAATAGTTCTTCCCGAAAGGATTTAAGTTCTGCATCACCCAAATTTGCTTTCCAATTGAAAGAAGGGGAACAGTTGTAGCACAAAAGTTTCCCGGGATATTTCTCATGGATGGCTTCGGCGAACCGACGTGCTTCATCCAAATTCGGTTTGGCCGTTTCGCACCACAGGAGATCTGCATAAGGTGCGTAAGACAGACCCCGATCGATTGCTTGATCTAACCCATTATTTACGTAGTAAAATCCTTCGTTGGATCGATCTCCAGTAACAAATTGTTGATCGCGAATATCAACATCCGTAGTGATAAGGTTGGCTGCGTTGGCGTCAGTCCGGGCTATAATGACTGAAGGAACATCCATTACATCCGCCGCTAATCTAGCCGCCACCAGTTTATTGATTGCTTCCTGAGTAGAGACCAATACCTTACCACCCATGTGGCCACATTTTTTGGCTGATGATAATTGATCTTCCCAATGAACCGCTGCAGCGCCTGCTTTGATCATGGATTTCATGAGTTCATAAGCATTGAGGTTTCCGCCAAATCCAGCTTCTGCATCTGCAATCAAAGGAACAACCCAATCGGTACTATCATCACCTTTCATCCAATGGATTTCATCCGTACGAAGGAGTGAATTGTTAATCCGTTCCACCAACTTGGGAACAGAATCGACGGGATATAGACTTTGATCCGGGTACATGGCGCCAGCTGAATTGGCGTCTCCCGCTACTTGCCAACCAGAACAGTATACCGCTTTCAACCCGGCTTGGACTTCCTGAATAGCTTGGTTGCCTGTAAGGGCGCCCAGAGCTGAAACAACTTCATCTCCCTTGAGTGCTTCCCAAAATTTTTCGGCACCTTTTTTGCCAAGTGTATATTCTATCTGGACAGACCCACGAAGGTTTACCACTTCATCAGCGGTATAGGGACGGGCGATGCCTTCCCAGCGGTCGTTTTCTTTCCAGTCTTTTTCTAATTGATTTACTTGTTCTTGTCTATTCATTATAACCTCACTTGTATATCTTGTTCAAAAATTTCTGATGTACTCATTGAGCGATTGATGGTCGGTCTATCCTGAGCTTTCATTTGATTTAGCTTAGGAGTGGAAACCATTCTTCTGTCAGTAATATCCTGTTCGAAGATGTGTGTTCTTTGTTGATCTTTCATTGTTATTCTCCTGTTTAGATGTATTGGTAAGCTTTGAGTGTTAAGAATTCGTCAAAGTCTTCCGTTTTGATCATATTGGTGAAAAGGTCTGTGGCAATATTGAAACGGCCGGAAAAATAATTATCCAATCCAATTTCTGTTTTGATCTGTTCCAATTCTTCCATAATCAATTTTTCAATTTTTTTAACTGTAATGCATTCACCTTCTTCAGTAACAGCTTCAAGATGGACGCATTGCCAGAGTTGCGAGCGACAAATTTCTGCTGTTGCTGCATCTTCCATCAAGTTATACAGGGGTACACAACCGTTTCCCCTGAGCCATGCTTCGATGTACTGAATCCCCACACGAATATTATGCCTCACGCTGTCTTCAGTGATATGGCCAGCGGGAACTTTAAGTAAATCTTCTGCGGTGATTTTTACATCTTTACGTGGACGCGCTTCAACCTGGTTGGCCAAAGTCATTTCTGAGAATGCTTCCATGGCGATAGGGGCTAATCCGGGATGGGCAACCCAAGTACCATCATGACCGGCTTTCATTTCCCGTTCCTTATCCAAGCGCACTTTATCCATAGCTTCATTATTCTCATCTTCATTACCATTTATAGGAATTTGTGCTGCCATTCCGCCCATCGCATGAGCACCACGCTTGTGACATGTTTGAATTAACAAATTCACATAACTTTTTAAAAAATGCCGTCCCATGGTTACTTCACCCCGATCTGGTAAAATAAAATCTGCATTATTTTTGAATTTTTTAATGAAGCTGAAAATATAGTCCCAGCGTCCGCAATTCAAACCGGCGGAATGGTCTTTTAATTCAAACAGTATTTCATCCATCTCAAAAGCCGCCAAAATCGTTTCAATCAACACTGTCGCCTTGATTGTTCCATTTGGAACACCTAATGTTTCCTGGGCATAAACAAATACATCATTCCACAGGCGAGCTTCTAAATGGCTTTCCAATTTTGGTAAATAGAAATAGGGACCGGTATCGCGTTTATTCAATTCTTTTGCGTTATGAAAAAAGTATAGTCCGAAATCAAACAATGATGCGGATATGGGCTTGCCATTCAATTCCACATTCTTTTCTTCCAAATGCCATCCACGGGGACGCACCATTAATGTGGCTGTTTTATCATTTAATTTATAATACTTACCGTTTTTAGGATTAATGAACGTAATCTTTCTGCGGATGGCATCTCGCAAGTTCACCTGTCCTTCGACCATATTATCCCACGTAGGAGAAGAAGAATCTTCAAAATCGGCCATGAATACTTTCACCGGGGAATTCAGCGCATTAATAATCATTTTTCGATCGACCGGCCCAGTAATCTCTACACGGCGGTCTTGGAGATCTGCAGGTACATGCGCAACTGTCCAATCTCCATTTCGTACCGATTCAGTTTCTGGCAAGAAATCTGGCATGACACCTTTATCAATATCAGATTGCCTTTGAACGCGGGCCGTTAATAATTCTCTACGACGATTCCCAAAACATTTTTCCAGTTCAGTAATGAACAATCGTGCTTCTTTAGTCAATACTCTGGCACAAGCAGCGGTCCACTGCCCTTTAATAACCAATCCCTCACTGGGGTTGTCCTTATTCATACCAGAATCCATTTGAACTGGGGATTTTGGTTGTATTTCTGTTGTTTGTGGGTATTGCATGTTTTTCTCTTAATTTTTTTGAATTATCCCATAGTGGTTCCTAATTCGCGATGGAAAAGTACCCATGCATATTTTACTTTTATTGTAAAATTTTACAATATAATTTGACAGTGTAAATTTTACAGGAAAAACCATGAAGCCTAAATCTCCAACTGCAACCAATGCCCATTTTTTAGGGTCAAAATTGAGAATCCTTCGAAAGCAATCGGGTATGACATTAGAGGATCTTGCCGCCCGAAGTGTCCAGATTGATGCTATCAATGCGCCCTCCGTTTCCTACATCAGTTTGATCGAAAGAGGCCAACGGGCGCCAGCACCAAAAGTATTAGAAATATTGGCCTCGATTTTTCAACGAGAATCAACTTGGCTTTTGGATGATGCCCAGCAACCCTCCACACTACTGCAGGAT
The nucleotide sequence above comes from Candidatus Neomarinimicrobiota bacterium. Encoded proteins:
- the aceA gene encoding isocitrate lyase; the encoded protein is MMNRQEQVNQLEKDWKENDRWEGIARPYTADEVVNLRGSVQIEYTLGKKGAEKFWEALKGDEVVSALGALTGNQAIQEVQAGLKAVYCSGWQVAGDANSAGAMYPDQSLYPVDSVPKLVERINNSLLRTDEIHWMKGDDSTDWVVPLIADAEAGFGGNLNAYELMKSMIKAGAAAVHWEDQLSSAKKCGHMGGKVLVSTQEAINKLVAARLAADVMDVPSVIIARTDANAANLITTDVDIRDQQFVTGDRSNEGFYYVNNGLDQAIDRGLSYAPYADLLWCETAKPNLDEARRFAEAIHEKYPGKLLCYNCSPSFNWKANLGDAELKSFREELFKMGYKYQFITLAGWHALNLSMFELSRAYAADGMYAYSNMQNREFENEENGFRAAKHQAFVGTGYFDAVQNTVTAGNASTVAMEGSTEEQQFHSAESPIVMDKTPAYQA
- the aceB gene encoding malate synthase A, producing the protein MNKDNPSEGLVIKGQWTAACARVLTKEARLFITELEKCFGNRRRELLTARVQRQSDIDKGVMPDFLPETESVRNGDWTVAHVPADLQDRRVEITGPVDRKMIINALNSPVKVFMADFEDSSSPTWDNMVEGQVNLRDAIRRKITFINPKNGKYYKLNDKTATLMVRPRGWHLEEKNVELNGKPISASLFDFGLYFFHNAKELNKRDTGPYFYLPKLESHLEARLWNDVFVYAQETLGVPNGTIKATVLIETILAAFEMDEILFELKDHSAGLNCGRWDYIFSFIKKFKNNADFILPDRGEVTMGRHFLKSYVNLLIQTCHKRGAHAMGGMAAQIPINGNEDENNEAMDKVRLDKEREMKAGHDGTWVAHPGLAPIAMEAFSEMTLANQVEARPRKDVKITAEDLLKVPAGHITEDSVRHNIRVGIQYIEAWLRGNGCVPLYNLMEDAATAEICRSQLWQCVHLEAVTEEGECITVKKIEKLIMEELEQIKTEIGLDNYFSGRFNIATDLFTNMIKTEDFDEFLTLKAYQYI